A window of the Planktothrix tepida PCC 9214 genome harbors these coding sequences:
- a CDS encoding DUF4912 domain-containing protein: MPKERPPLEDMTLRQLRKVASEYGISRYSRMRKSQLLEAIQEIESQKFGTPNPSRALEAQEEVEVAKFSVVSQNYQIDDSLSSVDEGLVDLPIGYGDSQIVMMPRDPEWAYAYWDVSNEHKEMFRRQGGQQLALRIYDVTDIELESQSPHSIQEYPCDELAREWYLPVPVSDRDYVVEIGYRCVDGRWLGLARSAATRIPPVYPAEWIDDQFITVSWDEELQGKTFYEFPVPSKTYVLAGVHDDLFGLSREAEAKRIAGSLFGSMHQVVKPQETVSSFIFPSGVGMWASGVGETLSGVGMSGVGQMMSGAGIGQIMSGIGMSGAGLGYTQSGGGYTTSGVGMSGAGLGIGQTLSGIGMSGAGLGYTQSGVGYTQSGIGQIMSGVGIGQTMSGIGMSGVGLGYTQSGVGYTQSGVGYTQSGVGYTQSGVGYTQSGVGYTQSGVGYTQSGVGYTQSGVGYTQSGVGYTQSGVGYTQSGVGYTQSGVGYTQSGVGYTQSGVGYTQSGVGYTQSGVGYTQSGVGYTQSGVGYTQSGVGYTQSGVGQTMSGAGMSMSGAGLGYTMSGMGMSGIGMGSSMPPIRPREFWLVADAELIIYGATEPDANLTIGGRPIKLNPDGTFRLQMSFQDGLLDFPIFAVAADGEQTRSVHLKFVRETPERRTNTKEEAIPEWLH, encoded by the coding sequence ATGCCAAAGGAACGTCCACCTTTAGAAGATATGACCCTCCGGCAACTCCGCAAGGTCGCAAGTGAATATGGCATTTCTCGCTATAGCCGAATGCGTAAATCTCAGCTTTTAGAAGCTATTCAAGAAATCGAAAGTCAAAAGTTTGGAACCCCTAATCCATCACGCGCATTGGAGGCACAAGAAGAAGTGGAAGTCGCAAAGTTTTCCGTCGTCAGTCAAAACTATCAGATCGATGATTCCTTATCCTCAGTAGATGAGGGGTTAGTGGATTTACCGATTGGATATGGTGACAGCCAAATCGTCATGATGCCCAGAGATCCTGAATGGGCCTATGCCTACTGGGATGTCTCTAACGAACACAAAGAAATGTTTCGGCGTCAAGGTGGACAACAACTCGCTCTACGGATCTATGATGTTACCGATATTGAGTTAGAGTCTCAAAGTCCCCACAGTATTCAAGAATATCCCTGTGATGAATTAGCACGGGAATGGTATTTACCAGTTCCTGTCAGTGACCGCGACTATGTAGTTGAAATTGGTTATCGCTGTGTTGATGGCCGTTGGTTAGGATTAGCGCGTTCTGCTGCAACTCGTATTCCTCCGGTTTATCCCGCAGAATGGATTGACGATCAATTTATTACCGTTTCTTGGGACGAAGAATTACAAGGGAAAACCTTTTATGAATTCCCTGTCCCCAGCAAAACCTATGTTCTGGCTGGGGTTCACGACGATTTATTTGGGTTATCCAGGGAAGCAGAAGCCAAACGCATTGCCGGTTCTCTGTTTGGTTCCATGCACCAAGTCGTCAAACCCCAAGAGACTGTGAGTTCCTTCATCTTCCCTTCGGGTGTGGGAATGTGGGCTTCTGGAGTGGGTGAAACCCTGTCCGGTGTCGGAATGTCCGGTGTTGGACAAATGATGTCCGGTGCGGGTATTGGGCAAATTATGTCCGGTATCGGAATGTCGGGCGCAGGTTTGGGTTATACCCAGTCCGGCGGAGGTTACACCACTTCCGGTGTCGGGATGTCCGGCGCAGGTTTAGGTATTGGTCAAACCCTGTCTGGTATCGGGATGTCGGGCGCAGGTTTGGGTTATACCCAGTCCGGCGTAGGTTATACCCAATCAGGTATTGGACAAATTATGTCCGGTGTCGGTATCGGTCAAACTATGTCTGGTATCGGAATGTCCGGGGTCGGTTTAGGTTATACCCAGTCCGGTGTGGGCTATACTCAATCCGGTGTGGGCTATACTCAATCCGGTGTGGGCTATACTCAATCCGGTGTGGGTTACACTCAATCCGGTGTCGGTTACACTCAATCCGGTGTGGGCTATACTCAATCCGGTGTGGGCTATACTCAGTCTGGTGTGGGTTATACCCAGTCTGGTGTGGGCTATACTCAATCCGGTGTCGGTTACACTCAATCTGGTGTGGGTTATACCCAGTCTGGTGTGGGCTATACCCAGTCTGGTGTGGGCTATACTCAATCTGGTGTCGGTTACACTCAATCTGGTGTCGGTTACACTCAATCTGGCGTAGGTTACACTCAATCTGGTGTAGGTTACACTCAATCCGGTGTAGGTTACACTCAATCTGGTGTAGGTTACACTCAATCCGGTGTAGGACAAACCATGTCTGGTGCTGGAATGAGTATGTCCGGTGCGGGATTAGGCTATACCATGTCCGGTATGGGAATGTCCGGTATTGGGATGGGTTCTTCAATGCCACCGATACGTCCTCGCGAGTTCTGGTTAGTCGCTGATGCTGAACTGATTATTTATGGTGCGACCGAACCCGATGCAAACTTAACCATTGGCGGACGCCCCATCAAACTTAACCCCGATGGTACATTCCGGTTACAAATGTCCTTCCAAGACGGTTTACTCGATTTCCCCATTTTCGCCGTTGCTGCGGATGGAGAGCAAACCCGTTCTGTTCACCTCAAGTTTGTGCGTGAAACCCCTGAACGTCGCACTAACACGAAAGAAGAAGCAATACCTGAATGGCTGCACTAA